In one window of Nesterenkonia sandarakina DNA:
- a CDS encoding SDR family oxidoreductase, translating into MTEKQTSSTRPVALITGASRGIGKAIAEELGRDHHILVGGTNPETVDAVVQALPSAEPFLVDLTDLEAIAPALEKAALTRLDVMVHSAGLAWMNPVAESSPAQFQEMFTVNVFAVAELTRAGLPLLRESSGQMLSINSGAGFTAGPGSSMYSGTKFALRALTDALREEERGRIKVTSIHPGRVDTDMQVALQQSMGNQNYDGGIYISPQAIAEAARTVVDMEDASMVESISIRPVQK; encoded by the coding sequence ATGACCGAGAAGCAGACCTCCAGCACCCGTCCAGTCGCCCTGATCACCGGAGCCTCCCGCGGCATCGGCAAGGCCATCGCCGAAGAGCTCGGCCGCGACCACCACATCCTGGTCGGCGGGACCAACCCCGAGACCGTGGACGCCGTGGTGCAGGCCCTGCCCAGCGCGGAGCCGTTCCTGGTGGATCTGACCGATCTCGAGGCCATCGCCCCGGCGCTGGAGAAGGCCGCGCTCACCCGACTGGACGTGATGGTCCACTCAGCCGGGCTGGCCTGGATGAACCCGGTGGCGGAGAGCTCCCCGGCCCAGTTCCAAGAGATGTTCACAGTCAACGTCTTCGCCGTCGCCGAGCTGACCCGCGCCGGGCTGCCGCTGCTGCGCGAATCCTCCGGGCAGATGCTCAGCATCAACTCCGGCGCCGGATTCACCGCCGGACCCGGGAGCTCGATGTACTCCGGGACCAAGTTCGCGCTGCGCGCGCTCACCGACGCGCTGCGTGAGGAGGAGCGCGGCCGGATCAAGGTCACCTCGATCCACCCCGGCCGGGTGGACACAGATATGCAGGTTGCACTTCAGCAGTCCATGGGCAACCAGAATTACGACGGCGGCATCTACATCTCCCCACAGGCCATCGCCGAGGCGGCGCGCACCGTGGTGGACATGGAGGACGCCTCGATGGTGGAGAGCATCTCCATCCGCCCGGTCCAGAAGTGA